A single genomic interval of Saccharospirillum mangrovi harbors:
- a CDS encoding TRL-like family protein — MKGIVLITLFVFVLTGCAISPVIGAVNVTKWDGAIGDSDVADSRTGEACAQSILGLVATGDASITAAKRDGGISRIAYIEHKTTNVLHFYGQYCTIVVGE; from the coding sequence ATGAAAGGAATTGTATTAATTACGCTTTTCGTATTCGTTCTGACCGGTTGTGCTATATCACCGGTTATTGGTGCCGTTAACGTTACGAAATGGGATGGGGCGATTGGCGACAGCGACGTAGCCGACAGCCGAACCGGTGAAGCTTGTGCGCAAAGTATTTTGGGCCTAGTAGCAACCGGTGATGCATCCATCACTGCGGCAAAACGAGACGGCGGAATTTCGAGGATCGCTTACATAGAGCACAAGACCACTAATGTACTGCATTTTTACGGGCAGTATTGCACCATTGTGGTGGGTGAATAG
- the hemE gene encoding uroporphyrinogen decarboxylase, which translates to MAELTNDRFLRALLRESVDRTPVWMMRQAGRYLPEYRDTRAQAGDFMSLCKNAELACEVTLQPLRRYPLDAAILFSDILTVPDAMGLGLYFETGEGPRFERTVRSMADVETLKTPSMETDLGYVMKAVSTIRAALNGQVPLIGFSGSPWTLATYMIEGGSSKDFRHAKGMLYDQPDVLHALLSRLADAVTDYLNAQIEAGAQAVQIFDTWGGALAHDAYQTFSLAYMSRVVAGLKRSHQGNKVPVILFTKGGGQWLERMADSGADALGLDWTTPLDNARQRVGDRVALQGNLDPAVLYSSPDRIRDEVERVLAEFGKGSGHVFNLGHGIHPQIDPEHAGAFVEAVVELSPKYHR; encoded by the coding sequence GTGGCTGAGCTGACCAACGACCGCTTTTTACGGGCTTTATTGCGCGAATCTGTCGACCGCACGCCGGTATGGATGATGCGCCAGGCGGGCCGTTATCTGCCGGAATACCGCGACACCCGCGCCCAGGCCGGCGACTTTATGAGCCTGTGCAAGAACGCGGAACTGGCCTGCGAAGTCACGCTGCAACCGCTGCGCCGTTACCCGCTCGACGCCGCTATTCTGTTCTCCGACATCCTCACCGTGCCCGACGCCATGGGCCTGGGCCTGTATTTCGAAACCGGCGAAGGCCCGCGTTTTGAACGCACCGTGCGCTCCATGGCCGACGTCGAAACACTGAAAACCCCGTCGATGGAAACCGACCTGGGTTACGTGATGAAAGCGGTCAGCACCATCCGCGCCGCACTCAACGGCCAGGTGCCGCTGATCGGTTTTTCCGGCAGTCCCTGGACACTGGCGACTTACATGATTGAAGGCGGCAGTTCGAAAGATTTCCGTCACGCCAAAGGCATGCTTTACGACCAACCGGACGTCTTGCACGCGCTGCTCAGCCGATTGGCCGATGCCGTCACCGACTACCTGAACGCCCAGATCGAAGCTGGCGCTCAGGCCGTGCAGATTTTTGATACCTGGGGCGGCGCGCTGGCGCATGACGCCTATCAGACGTTTTCACTCGCCTACATGAGTCGGGTTGTCGCCGGTCTAAAACGCAGCCACCAAGGCAACAAAGTGCCGGTGATTCTGTTCACCAAAGGCGGCGGCCAATGGCTGGAACGCATGGCCGACAGCGGTGCCGACGCACTCGGTCTGGACTGGACCACACCGCTCGACAACGCCCGCCAACGCGTCGGCGACCGAGTGGCACTGCAAGGCAACCTGGATCCTGCCGTACTCTATTCATCGCCCGACCGCATTCGTGACGAAGTCGAACGCGTCCTCGCCGAATTCGGCAAAGGCAGCGGCCACGTCTTCAACCTCGGCCACGGCATTCACCCGCAGATTGATCCGGAACATGCCGGGGCTTTTGTTGAGGCGGTGGTGGAGTTGAGTCCGAAGTATCATCGATAA
- a CDS encoding ACP phosphodiesterase — MNFLGHWLFSDPDADSLLGSLWPDFALRPDPNAVSPLFIQHFDRHQWLDRTTDASPELEPLRQRLRPKLRKTTPIVIDMLLDHHLALHWSRYHPQALDAFTQQRYRETHRFNALPLPERLQRTLHWLIEDDWLGGYRRPENVVRALGGLSRRLKFADEMEAQGFWAIAQLQLEEVAVAAFLRRVMTEVGGNPGSRPG; from the coding sequence GTGAACTTTCTCGGCCATTGGTTATTTTCCGATCCGGATGCGGATTCGTTGTTGGGCAGTCTCTGGCCCGATTTTGCGTTGCGACCCGACCCTAACGCTGTTTCGCCCCTGTTTATTCAGCACTTCGACCGCCACCAATGGCTCGACCGCACCACCGATGCCAGCCCGGAACTGGAACCGCTGCGGCAGCGGTTGCGCCCCAAATTGCGCAAGACCACGCCCATCGTCATCGATATGTTGCTCGATCATCATCTGGCGTTGCATTGGTCGCGCTATCACCCGCAAGCGCTCGATGCCTTTACCCAACAACGCTACCGCGAGACGCATCGCTTTAACGCCCTGCCGTTACCGGAGCGTCTGCAACGCACGCTGCATTGGTTGATTGAGGACGATTGGTTGGGCGGTTACCGACGGCCAGAAAATGTTGTCCGCGCGCTCGGCGGTTTATCGCGTCGGTTAAAGTTTGCCGATGAGATGGAAGCGCAGGGCTTTTGGGCGATTGCGCAGTTGCAGTTGGAAGAGGTCGCCGTGGCGGCGTTTTTGCGCCGGGTAATGACTGAGGTAGGGGGAAATCCCGGCTCAAGGCCGGGATGA
- a CDS encoding FAD-dependent oxidoreductase, which produces MTQRLHNDFQFVDVGRRDPAKKDIHTRKHEFVEIYEPFAQKQAAEQSHRCLHCGNPYCEWKCPVHNYIPNWLKLVSEGNVLEAVELCHQTNSLPEVCGRVCPQDRLCEGACTLNDGFGAVTIGNAEKYITDTAFAMGWKPDMSKVVWTDKKVAIIGAGPAGLGCADVLVRNGVKPVVFDRYPEVGGLLTFGIPEFKLEKSIMARRREVFEGMGVEFRLNTDIGVDVQFDDLLADYDAVFMGMGTYTSMKGGFPGEDLDGVYDALPFLVANVNHSRGWEKDPADFVDMAGKRVVVLGGGDTAMDCNRTSIRQQAASVTCAYRRDEANMPGSRKEVANAKEEGVQFLFNRQPVEIVGDNGKVEGIKLVTTQLGEPDENGRRRPEVVPGSEEILPADAVIVAFGFQPSPADWFDKADIQLDDWQRVKAAEHQEFAFQTSNAKVFAGGDMVRGSDLVVTAIWEGRQAAEGILGYLNV; this is translated from the coding sequence ATGACACAACGTCTGCACAACGACTTTCAGTTTGTCGATGTTGGCCGTCGCGACCCGGCCAAAAAAGACATTCACACCCGCAAACACGAGTTCGTGGAAATCTACGAACCCTTCGCGCAAAAACAGGCGGCTGAGCAATCGCACCGCTGTCTGCATTGCGGCAATCCGTATTGCGAATGGAAGTGCCCGGTACACAACTACATCCCCAACTGGCTGAAACTGGTCAGCGAAGGCAACGTGCTCGAAGCGGTGGAGTTGTGTCATCAGACCAACTCGCTGCCGGAAGTGTGCGGCCGCGTTTGCCCGCAGGATCGTCTGTGCGAAGGTGCCTGCACACTGAACGACGGTTTCGGCGCGGTGACCATCGGCAACGCCGAGAAATACATCACCGATACCGCCTTTGCCATGGGCTGGAAACCGGACATGTCGAAGGTGGTCTGGACCGATAAAAAAGTCGCCATCATCGGCGCTGGTCCGGCCGGTTTGGGTTGCGCCGATGTGCTGGTGCGTAACGGCGTGAAGCCGGTTGTTTTTGATCGCTACCCCGAAGTCGGCGGTCTGCTCACCTTCGGCATTCCGGAATTCAAACTGGAAAAATCCATCATGGCGCGCCGCCGTGAAGTGTTCGAAGGCATGGGCGTGGAATTCCGGCTGAACACCGACATTGGTGTCGATGTGCAGTTCGACGATTTGCTCGCCGATTACGACGCCGTCTTTATGGGCATGGGCACTTACACCTCGATGAAAGGTGGCTTCCCCGGCGAAGATTTGGACGGCGTTTATGATGCGCTGCCGTTCCTGGTCGCCAACGTTAATCACAGCCGTGGTTGGGAAAAAGACCCGGCGGACTTTGTCGACATGGCCGGTAAACGCGTGGTCGTGCTCGGCGGTGGCGACACGGCGATGGACTGCAACCGCACCTCCATTCGTCAGCAGGCAGCCAGCGTCACCTGCGCCTACCGTCGCGACGAAGCCAACATGCCCGGTTCGCGCAAAGAAGTCGCCAACGCCAAGGAAGAAGGCGTGCAGTTTTTGTTCAACCGTCAGCCGGTGGAAATTGTTGGTGATAACGGCAAGGTCGAAGGCATCAAGCTGGTGACTACGCAACTGGGCGAGCCGGATGAAAACGGCCGTCGCCGTCCGGAAGTGGTGCCGGGTTCCGAAGAAATTCTGCCGGCCGATGCCGTCATCGTCGCCTTCGGTTTCCAGCCCAGCCCGGCCGACTGGTTCGATAAAGCCGACATCCAACTGGACGACTGGCAGCGCGTCAAAGCGGCGGAGCATCAGGAATTCGCCTTCCAGACCAGCAACGCCAAAGTCTTCGCTGGTGGCGATATGGTGCGCGGTTCCGATTTGGTGGTCACCGCCATCTGGGAAGGTCGCCAGGCGGCAGAAGGTATTCTGGGTTATTTGAACGTCTAA